In Bos mutus isolate GX-2022 chromosome 2, NWIPB_WYAK_1.1, whole genome shotgun sequence, one DNA window encodes the following:
- the CPLANE2 gene encoding ciliogenesis and planar polarity effector 2 — MAGPAAPGSVIVPDWHESAQGKEYLACILRKSRRRVFGLLERPVLPPPVAIDTASYKIFVSGKSGVGKTALVAKLAGLEVPVVHHETTGIQTTVVFWPAKLQASDRVVMFRFEFWDCGESALKKFEHMLPACKENADAFLFLFSFTDRASFEDLPGQLARVAGEAPGVVRMVIGSKFDQYVHTDVPERDLAAFRQAWPLPLLRVKSVPGRRLADGRTLDGRAGLADVAHVLNGLAEQLWHQDQVAAGLLPAPEACPGPGVVGS; from the exons ATGGCCGGGCCGGCCGCCCCGGGCTCGGTGATTGTCCCAGACTGGCACGAGAGCGCCCAGGGCAAGGAGTACCTGGCCTGCATCCTGCGCAAGAGCCGCCGGCGGGTGTTTG GGCTGCTCGAGCGACCAGTGCTTCCCCCGCCTGTGGCCATCGACACTGCCAGCTACAAGATCTTCGTGTCTGGGAAGAGTGGCGTGGGCAAGACAGCGCTGGTGGCCAAGCTGGCTGGCCTGGAGGTGCCCGTGGTGCACCACGAGACCACTG GCATCCAGACCACTGTGGTGTTTTGGCCTGCCAAGCTGCAGGCCAGCGACCGCGTCGTCATGTTCCGCTTCGAGTTCTGGGACTGCGGGGAGTCTGCGCTCAAAAAGTTCGAACACATGCTGCCG GCTTGCAAGGAGAACGCAGACGcgttcctcttcctcttctccttcactGACCGGGCCTCCTTTGAAGACCTCCCTGGACAGCTGGCGCGAGTAGCCGGCGAGGCCCCTGGCGTGGTCAGGATGGTCATCGGCTCCAA ATTCGACCAGTACGTGCACACGGACGTGCCCGAGCGGGACCTCGCGGCCTTCCGGCAggcctggccactgcccctgcTGCGGGTGAAGAGCGTGCCGGGGCGGCGGCTGGCGGACGGACGCACGCTGGACGGCCGGGCCGGGCTGGCCGACGTCGCCCACGTGCTCAACGGCCTGGCGGAGCAGCTGTGGCACCAGGACCAGGTGGCAGCTGGCCTGCTCCCCGCCCCAGAGGCCTGTCCCGGCCCAGGGGTGGTGGGCTCGTGA